From the Osmerus eperlanus chromosome 19, fOsmEpe2.1, whole genome shotgun sequence genome, one window contains:
- the pde9ab gene encoding high affinity cGMP-specific 3',5'-cyclic phosphodiesterase 9A, translating into MGSSSSSYAPQKIYLDVDGKVQRVIFSRYCSPSDIRELLCSSSNIARNTAIMLVDSEGALISIDPTMPTNTPNSLYKVMPQSAGQVGDKEDMFQNVLSQVAEQFSRAFRINELKTEVTNRLAMLEKRVELEGLKVIEIEKCKNDLRKLRDEMTSKGGARVTCGCKYSFTEDGKKLSPRRDVSNYPKYTLSQETIEALKKPTFDVWHWEHNEMLSCLEYMYHDLGLVKEFNMNPITLKRWLLGIQENYRSNPFHNFRHCFCVSQMMYGMIHLCKLQERLTMTDMCILMTAAVCHDLDHPGYNNTYQINARTELAVRYNDISPLENHHCAVTFQIISMPECNIFANIESEAFKQIRQAIITLILATDMARHGEILDSFKQKVDNFGFTNDEHVTCLKMVLIKCCDISNEVRPTEVAEPWVDCLLEEYFMQSDREKSEGLPVAPFMDRDKVTKPTAQIGFIKFVLIPMFETVMKLFPQIEEIMLQPLRDSRDHYEELKQIDDAMTEAQKKKSESMSLGGKKK; encoded by the exons GAACACTGCTATAATGCTGGTGGACTCAGAGGGAGCGCTTATTTCCATAGATCCCACCATGCCCACCAACACTCCAAA ctccttataCAAGGTAATGCCTCAGTCAGCTGGCCAGGTGGGGG ATAAGGAAGACATGTTCCAGAATGTTCTATCCCAAGTTGCTGAGCAGTTTAGCAG aGCTTTTAGGATCAACGAGTTAAAGACGGAGGTGACCAACAGACTGGCCATGCTGGAGAAGAGAGTGGAGT TGGAAGGCCTGAAGGTCATTGAGATTGAAAAGTGTAAGAACGACCTGAGGAAACTGAGAGACGAGATGACTTCCAAGGGAGGAGCAAG GGTGACATGTGGCTGCAAATATAGCTTCACAGAAGATGGAAAGAAGCTGTCGCCAAGGCGTGACGTTTCAAACTACCCAAAG TACACTCTATCTCAGGAGACCATTGAAGCCCTTAAGAAGCCAACATTTGATGTCTGGCACTGGGAACACAATGAG ATGTTGAGTTGCTTGGAGTACATGTACCACGACCTCGGCCTTGTCAAAGAATTCAACATGAACCCCATCACACTCAAACGATGGCTG CTGGGCATCCAGGAGAATTATCGCAGCAACCCTTTCCATAACTTCCGCCACTGCTTCTGTGTCAGTCAGATGATGTATGGGATGATCCACCTCTGTAAACTCCAG GAGAGGCTGACCATGACTGACATGTGCATCCTCATGACAGCTGCTGTGTGTCATGACCTGGACCACCCTGGCTATAACAACAC GTACCAGATCAACGCTCGTACAGAGCTAGCGGTGCGCTACAACGATATCTCTCCCCTTGAGAACCATCACTGCGCAGTGACCTTCCAGATCATCTCTATGCCTGAGTGTAACATCTTTGCTAACATTGAGTCAGAGGCCTTCAAGCAAATACGCCAG GCTATCATCACTCTCATCTTGGCTACTGACATGGCAAGACATGGGGAGATATTGGATTCCTTCAAACAGAAAGTGGACAACTTTGGTTTCACTAACGATGAGCATGTAACTTGT CTAAAGATGGTTCTTATTAAATGCTGTGACATCTCCAATGAGGTGAGGCCTACAGAAGTGGCTGAACCTTGGGTGGATTGTCTACTGGAAGAGTACTTTATGCAG agtgatagagagaagtCAGAGGGTCTGCCTGTGGCTCCTTTTATGGATCGGGACAAAGTCACCAAACCCACTGCCCAAATTGGCTTCATCAAATTTGTCCTCATTCCCATGTTTGAGACTGTAATGAAG CTCTTCCCCCAGATAGAGGAGATTATGTTGCAACCATTGCGGGATTCCCGAGACCACTACGAGGAACTGAAACAGATTGACGATGCCATGACTGAG gcacagaagaaaaaaagtgagaGCATGTCATTAGGCGGGAAGAAGAAGTAG